The following is a genomic window from Opitutus sp. ER46.
GCGATCGCATTCATGATGCGCTGGCTGGCGAGCTGATAGCGCTCCTTGCCGGCGCGCGGGTCGTCGTAGGCCTCCGGCGCGATGGGCTGCCCGAAAACCACCGAGATCGGTTTGCCGGGGGTGGGGACCTTGGCGCCGCGGCCAAAGGCTTCAAACGAGCCAAAGATCCGCGCCGGCACCACCGGCACCTGCGATTTGCACACGATGAAGCCCACCCCGGGTTTCGGCGCCTGCAGGTTGCCGTCAGGTGACCGCGTGCCTTCCGGGAAGAGGATCATCACCTTGCCGTCGGCCAGCGCGCGCAGCACGCGTTTCAGGGCGCCGACATCCTGCCCGCCGTCGCGGTCAACCGGGATTGTGCCGACTGCGTCCAGCCACCAGGAGGCGAGCTTGCCGGACCAGAGGGTCTTGCGCGCAAAGAAGCTCATCTGCCGCGGCACGTGCGCGCCGATGAACGGCGGATCCAGGTGGCTCGCGTGGTTGGCGGCGATCAGGAAGGGACCCGTACGGGGCAGGTTCTCCCGGCCCGCGACGTCGCCGCGAAAGAACATTTCGAAGCTGACGCGTATCGTGTAGTGGCAAACCCCGTACAGCGGGTCCATCCACACCTGCGGAAAGGCTTCGCTCATGGGAGGCGGCGGGCAATCTGCTCCGCCATCAACTCCACGACCTGGGGCAGGCTGACGTGCGTGGTGTCGATCGAGGTCGCGCCCTGCGGACAGGCCAGCGGCGCGGTCTTGCGGCCGCTGTCGATCCGGTCGCGCTCGGTGATCGAGTCCTGGTGCCCCTCGTTCGCGCGCCGACGGGCGCGCTCCGCCGGATCGGCGTGCAGGAAGAAGCGGAAGTCGGCCTCTGGAAAAATGACCGAGCCGATGTCACGGCCTTCCATCACGAGGCCGCGGAAACCATGGATGCGCCCGACGTCGGCCTGGCCGCGCTGGTACGCGAGCAGCGCGGTGCGCACTTCGGGGATCGCGGCGAAATGGGAGACGTGGTCGTTGACCTCGCGGCTGCGGATCTCGTCGCCCGCGACGCGCCCGCCGATTTCCATCTGGGCGGAGCGACCGTTCAGCCGGGTCGTCAGCTTCAGGTCGCCGAGCGCCGCCTTCACCGCCGGCAAGTCTGACGCGCTTACGTGCCGGCGCAGCAGCTCCGCCGTGATCGCCCGATAGAACGAGCCGGTGTCGACATGCAGGAGGTTGAAGCGATCCGCCAGCGCGCGGGAAGAGGAGGACTTGCCCGATGCCGCACCGCCATCGATCGCGACAATGAGGAAGGGGGAGGAGGGCATCGCCCTAGACGATTTTTCGCGCACGGTGCCGAGCAACTCAAAAAAGTGCGGGAAAGTTTTCGCGCAGCATTCCGGGTGTCGAATCGTGAGCCACGGCTGCCCATCGCCGCGCAGATCGTGGCTGCCGAGAATGCCAAAGCTCATTGCAAACCGGTGGTCGCCATAGGTCTCGATGGTCTCACCGGGGCGTAGAGGTTGGGGGTGAATCTCGAGACTGTCCTCGGTCTCGATCACCTTCTGGCCGAGCCGCGTGAGCTCGCGCGCCATGCCGGCCACGCGATCGGTCTCCTGCTTGCGCGTGTGCGCGATCCCGGTGATCCGCGTCGGCCCGCGTAGCAGCGGAGCGAGGGCGGCGAGGGTGAGAAACGTATCGGAGAACCCGCTGAAGTCCTGCGTCACGCCCTGCGGGGGCGTGCCGCGCGGCAGCGCGACCTTCAGTCCGCCTTCTGCCA
Proteins encoded in this region:
- a CDS encoding lysophospholipid acyltransferase family protein — protein: MSEAFPQVWMDPLYGVCHYTIRVSFEMFFRGDVAGRENLPRTGPFLIAANHASHLDPPFIGAHVPRQMSFFARKTLWSGKLASWWLDAVGTIPVDRDGGQDVGALKRVLRALADGKVMILFPEGTRSPDGNLQAPKPGVGFIVCKSQVPVVPARIFGSFEAFGRGAKVPTPGKPISVVFGQPIAPEAYDDPRAGKERYQLASQRIMNAIAQLPRPPAPIVI
- the aroA gene encoding 3-phosphoshikimate 1-carboxyvinyltransferase, yielding MPLPELLPIPPFTQPARGEVTLPGSKSLTNRALLLAALCREPVTLTGALFSEDTHLMAEALRRLGFDVAADAAKHTVTVGGQSRAFAGKTVALFVGLAGTAARFLTALCATAPAGVYLIDGVAQMRKRPMRPLLEALRALGADIRCLGEEGFFPIEIRARGLRGGRVTLDASESSQLLSALLMVAPRAAQPLEIQLIGGVRWPFVRMTTRLMEHFGQPAVEPVAEDTLRVAAGRPYTLASGRYAVEPDATAASYFLALPLATGGTLRVADLRGPGEGLQGDTAFATVLQQIGLSVTPLAEGGLKVALPRGTPPQGVTQDFSGFSDTFLTLAALAPLLRGPTRITGIAHTRKQETDRVAGMARELTRLGQKVIETEDSLEIHPQPLRPGETIETYGDHRFAMSFGILGSHDLRGDGQPWLTIRHPECCAKTFPHFFELLGTVREKSSRAMPSSPFLIVAIDGGAASGKSSSSRALADRFNLLHVDTGSFYRAITAELLRRHVSASDLPAVKAALGDLKLTTRLNGRSAQMEIGGRVAGDEIRSREVNDHVSHFAAIPEVRTALLAYQRGQADVGRIHGFRGLVMEGRDIGSVIFPEADFRFFLHADPAERARRRANEGHQDSITERDRIDSGRKTAPLACPQGATSIDTTHVSLPQVVELMAEQIARRLP